A window of Marinobacter salarius contains these coding sequences:
- the mraY gene encoding phospho-N-acetylmuramoyl-pentapeptide-transferase has protein sequence MLLWLTEALSQYFSALTVFQYLTVRGIFGVLTALLISLLIGPVMIRKLSQYQIGQAVRDDGPQTHLSKAGTPTMGGALILVAVGVSSLLWADLSNRYVWVAILVTLLFGAIGWVDDYRKVVERNPRGLPARWKYFWQSVIGATAAIALFMSSALPQETSLYVPFFKNVSLTLGPVLFILLSYFVIVGSSNAVNLTDGLDGLAIMPTVMVAAALGIFAYVSGHAQFADYLLIPHLPGTGELIVFCGALVGAGLGFLWFNTYPAQVFMGDVGALALGAALGVVAVIVRQEIVLFIMGGVFVMETVSVILQVASFRLTGRRIFRMAPLHHHFELKGWPEPRVIVRFWVVTVVLVLVGLASLKLR, from the coding sequence ATGCTGCTCTGGCTGACAGAGGCTCTTTCACAGTACTTTTCCGCGCTGACGGTTTTCCAGTACCTGACCGTCAGGGGGATCTTCGGGGTGCTGACCGCCCTGTTGATCTCCCTGCTGATCGGCCCGGTGATGATTCGCAAACTCAGTCAGTACCAGATTGGTCAGGCGGTTCGTGACGACGGCCCGCAAACGCATCTGAGCAAAGCCGGCACGCCGACCATGGGTGGTGCGCTGATTCTGGTGGCTGTCGGGGTCAGCTCATTGCTGTGGGCGGATCTGAGCAATCGGTATGTCTGGGTGGCGATTCTGGTCACCCTTTTGTTCGGTGCGATTGGCTGGGTGGACGACTACCGCAAAGTGGTGGAGCGCAATCCAAGGGGGCTGCCTGCTCGCTGGAAATATTTCTGGCAGTCAGTGATCGGAGCGACGGCGGCGATAGCGCTGTTCATGAGTTCCGCGTTGCCCCAGGAAACGTCGCTCTACGTGCCATTTTTCAAGAACGTATCGCTGACCCTGGGGCCGGTGCTGTTCATCCTGTTGAGCTACTTCGTGATTGTGGGTAGCAGCAACGCGGTGAACCTGACCGATGGCCTGGACGGGCTGGCCATTATGCCGACGGTGATGGTGGCGGCGGCGCTGGGCATCTTCGCATACGTGTCTGGCCATGCTCAGTTCGCCGATTATTTGCTGATTCCTCATTTGCCGGGCACCGGTGAGTTGATTGTATTTTGTGGCGCGCTCGTGGGTGCCGGCCTGGGATTTCTGTGGTTCAACACCTATCCGGCGCAGGTGTTCATGGGGGATGTGGGCGCGTTGGCGCTTGGCGCGGCGCTGGGTGTCGTGGCCGTGATCGTACGGCAGGAAATCGTATTGTTCATCATGGGCGGCGTGTTCGTTATGGAAACCGTCTCCGTGATTCTGCAGGTGGCGTCCTTCCGGCTTACCGGCCGGCGGATATTCCGCATGGCGCCGCTGCATCATCATTTTGAACTGAAGGGCTGGCCAGAGCCGCGCGTTATCGTGCGCTTCTGGGTTGTCACTGTCGTGTTGGTACTGGTTGGCCTGGCCAGCCTGAAACTGAGATAG
- a CDS encoding UDP-N-acetylmuramoyl-tripeptide--D-alanyl-D-alanine ligase, whose product MMRPFALAEAVNWLGGTVAVGDLDGLMFQGVSTDTRLIASGDVFVALRGENFDGHDYLAVAEKAGAVAAVVDKADPSLGLPQIRVSDTIDALAQLALANRNASTARFVAITGSSGKTTVREMVAAILSQVGNTLATEGNLNNHIGVPLTLFRLSPEHQLGAIELGASGLGEIAHTVNIVRPEVVILTNAGQAHLEGFGGYDNVVRAKGEIIDGAPASGLVVLNSDDPAFDLWRQRAGKRRVASVSGRASEGADYVPEDIRSDGDVRQFRAQGPDGWFCDISFSLQGEHNITNALLAIAAARELGAGDEAIKAGLAALKPVKGRLQMMVLTPKLTVIDDSYNANPASMKAALDVLAARPASRVVVLGAMAELGQDSLALHREVGEFARARGIERLIAVGPGCEGYVEGFGDAAEVCASHDDAVRRLFEGPAESQTVLVKGSRSSAMDRVVEGIQEKVGNACCSG is encoded by the coding sequence ATGATGCGGCCATTTGCGCTGGCTGAGGCTGTCAATTGGCTTGGCGGCACTGTGGCTGTGGGTGATCTGGACGGCCTGATGTTTCAGGGTGTCTCGACCGATACGCGCCTAATCGCCAGCGGAGACGTGTTCGTGGCGCTTAGGGGTGAGAACTTCGACGGGCATGATTATCTGGCGGTGGCCGAGAAGGCTGGAGCCGTGGCTGCTGTTGTAGACAAGGCAGACCCGAGCCTGGGGCTTCCGCAGATCCGGGTTTCGGACACGATAGACGCATTGGCACAACTGGCCCTGGCCAATCGCAATGCCAGCACCGCGCGTTTTGTGGCGATCACCGGTAGCAGCGGTAAGACCACGGTACGCGAAATGGTGGCCGCGATTCTTTCGCAGGTAGGTAATACCCTCGCCACCGAGGGCAACCTCAATAACCACATTGGCGTTCCCTTGACGCTGTTCAGGCTGTCACCGGAACACCAGCTGGGCGCGATAGAACTCGGAGCCAGCGGTCTGGGAGAGATAGCCCACACCGTCAATATAGTTCGGCCGGAGGTGGTCATCCTCACCAACGCCGGGCAGGCGCACCTGGAAGGGTTTGGTGGATACGACAACGTGGTGCGTGCAAAGGGTGAAATCATTGATGGCGCGCCAGCATCCGGTCTTGTGGTCCTGAACAGTGATGACCCTGCCTTCGATCTATGGCGTCAGCGGGCGGGCAAGCGTCGGGTTGCAAGTGTCAGTGGCCGGGCAAGTGAAGGGGCTGATTACGTCCCCGAAGATATCCGCAGCGATGGCGATGTGCGGCAGTTTCGTGCACAGGGGCCGGACGGCTGGTTCTGTGACATCAGCTTTTCCCTGCAGGGCGAGCACAATATCACCAATGCATTGTTGGCGATTGCCGCTGCACGGGAGCTGGGTGCAGGCGATGAGGCGATAAAGGCGGGGCTGGCGGCTCTGAAGCCGGTAAAGGGGCGCCTGCAAATGATGGTGCTGACACCGAAACTGACCGTCATCGACGACAGCTACAACGCCAACCCTGCCTCCATGAAAGCCGCTTTGGATGTGTTGGCTGCGCGACCGGCCAGCCGCGTGGTTGTGTTGGGGGCGATGGCTGAGTTAGGGCAGGACAGCTTAGCTCTGCACAGGGAGGTTGGTGAATTCGCCAGGGCGAGGGGCATCGAAAGACTGATCGCCGTGGGTCCCGGCTGTGAAGGATATGTTGAGGGTTTCGGAGACGCCGCTGAGGTGTGTGCGAGCCATGACGACGCTGTGCGTCGTCTGTTTGAGGGGCCTGCCGAGTCACAGACGGTACTGGTCAAGGGTTCTCGCAGTTCCGCCATGGATCGCGTGGTGGAGGGAATACAAGAAAAGGTGGGTAACGCATGCTGCTCTGGCTGA
- a CDS encoding UDP-N-acetylmuramoyl-L-alanyl-D-glutamate--2,6-diaminopimelate ligase — MCITSLSTLLQGIAPVPSVFDVTIHGLKTDSRDVRSGDAFVALAGARTPADHYIEQAIGAGATVILLESAQPDECYEHEGVLIVPVTMLRAHLGKLADRFFEHPSQRLRLIGVTGTNGKTSVSHYIATLLQETGTPCGVIGTLGYGMPGALQEGTHTTPDVVQLNRVLSKIIAQGGRAAAMEVSSHALEQGRVDNLTMTGAVFTNLTRDHLDYHGSMDAYGAAKARLFHREELHFAVINFDDPFGRQLYEKLDGKCDRVRYSLHEAQTELWLTEFAPSIDGFSASVDGLWGRFDVSARVLGSFNVSNILAAMAGVLSLGVPVERVQQAVERLSPPPGRLEPFAGSNDVRVVVDYAHTPDALNSALAALRPHVGGRLFCVFGCGGDRDTGKRPEMAREAEKGADVVIVTDDNPRSEDPDAITSDIVAGFERPEQVAVIHDRAEAIRQAIHSAVAGDIVLIAGKGHEAWQEVAGQRFPFSDAEQVRHALSLNGGVA; from the coding sequence ATGTGTATTACATCACTCAGCACCTTGTTGCAGGGAATCGCACCGGTACCGTCGGTGTTTGATGTCACAATCCACGGCCTGAAGACCGACAGCCGTGACGTCAGGTCGGGCGACGCGTTCGTTGCCCTGGCCGGTGCCCGAACACCCGCCGACCACTACATCGAACAGGCGATCGGTGCGGGTGCCACCGTAATCCTGTTGGAGTCAGCGCAGCCGGATGAATGCTACGAGCATGAAGGTGTTCTTATCGTTCCGGTGACGATGTTGCGCGCTCACCTCGGGAAGCTCGCGGATCGATTTTTCGAGCATCCCTCCCAACGATTGCGCCTGATTGGCGTGACCGGGACGAATGGCAAGACGTCAGTAAGCCATTACATAGCGACATTGCTACAGGAAACCGGCACACCATGCGGCGTTATCGGCACCCTCGGCTATGGTATGCCCGGTGCGCTGCAGGAAGGTACACACACCACGCCGGATGTCGTGCAGCTAAACCGCGTACTGTCGAAAATCATCGCCCAGGGTGGACGCGCGGCGGCGATGGAGGTCTCTTCACACGCACTCGAACAGGGGCGGGTCGACAACCTGACCATGACCGGCGCAGTGTTTACCAATCTTACCCGGGACCACCTGGACTACCACGGTTCCATGGATGCATACGGAGCGGCGAAGGCCCGTCTTTTTCATCGCGAAGAGCTGCATTTCGCGGTCATCAACTTCGATGATCCGTTTGGAAGGCAGCTCTATGAGAAGCTTGATGGCAAATGTGACCGTGTCCGTTACAGCCTGCACGAGGCCCAGACCGAGCTCTGGCTAACGGAGTTCGCACCATCCATTGACGGTTTCAGCGCCAGCGTAGACGGGCTGTGGGGCAGGTTTGATGTGTCCGCCCGGGTTTTGGGTAGCTTTAACGTCAGCAACATTCTCGCAGCCATGGCAGGCGTGCTCAGCCTGGGTGTGCCGGTAGAGCGGGTTCAGCAAGCGGTTGAGCGGTTGTCGCCCCCACCGGGACGGCTGGAGCCCTTCGCCGGCAGTAACGATGTGCGCGTTGTTGTGGATTACGCCCATACCCCGGATGCTCTGAACAGTGCCCTTGCCGCCTTGCGCCCGCATGTTGGCGGGCGGCTTTTCTGTGTATTCGGCTGTGGCGGCGACCGCGACACCGGTAAGCGGCCAGAGATGGCCCGGGAAGCAGAAAAAGGGGCTGATGTCGTGATCGTGACGGACGACAATCCGCGCAGTGAAGACCCGGATGCCATTACCTCCGACATCGTTGCCGGATTCGAGCGCCCAGAACAGGTCGCGGTTATCCATGATCGTGCTGAGGCGATTCGCCAGGCTATTCACTCCGCCGTGGCGGGGGATATTGTGCTGATCGCCGGAAAGGGCCACGAGGCGTGGCAGGAAGTGGCAGGCCAGAGATTTCCGTTCAGCGACGCTGAACAAGTGCGACATGCGCTGTCGTTGAATGGGGGTGTCGCATGA
- a CDS encoding penicillin-binding protein 2 yields the protein MSDQGKTATWGQRLAAGLGAWRYGTVLGVFLLVVGALAWRLVDLHVVDNEFLRKQGDVRTIRVESIDAHRGVVTDRHGESLAVSTPVQTIWANPSEIDADEPRLTNVARLLGLQEARLRERLRKYSGREFIYLRRKLQPEIARQVLAMGIPGVYSRQEYRRYYPAGEVTAHVVGFTNIDESGQEGIELAYNQWLSGESGRKRVLKDNRGRVIKDLTLIRDAKPGRNLELSIDLRLQYLAYRELKAVVGAHDARGGTLVMLDVDTGEVLAMVNQGSYNPNDRSQLSPDRLRNKAITDLFEPGSTMKPVSMAAALESGRFKASSTIDTAPGYRRFGRFTIRDHRNYGVISLTDVIAKSSNVGISKIATELGGDTIRDLYARLGLGQPTGIGFPGEAVGVLPAPPKWRPVEEATLSYGYGMSVNALQLAQAYMVLANGGIRYPLSLLKADEKPVGERVLSEDVSFQIREMLREVVENGTGKRAQPGFYSAGGKTGTVHLVGKNGYEDSQYKAIFAGMAPIDNPRIVTVVAVDAPQSGEYYGGEVAAPVFARVMGDALRLLNVKPELELGDAKAPRLASGERG from the coding sequence GTGTCGGACCAGGGAAAAACAGCAACATGGGGCCAGCGACTGGCTGCCGGGCTTGGGGCCTGGCGGTACGGCACCGTGTTGGGCGTTTTTCTGTTGGTTGTCGGTGCCCTTGCCTGGCGGTTGGTGGATCTGCATGTGGTGGACAACGAGTTCCTGCGTAAGCAGGGCGATGTGCGCACCATTCGGGTGGAGAGCATCGATGCCCATCGTGGTGTAGTGACGGACCGGCACGGCGAATCACTGGCGGTGAGCACTCCAGTCCAGACCATCTGGGCGAATCCGTCCGAGATCGACGCGGATGAGCCGCGACTGACCAATGTCGCGCGCCTGTTGGGCCTTCAGGAGGCCAGGCTGCGCGAGCGGCTGCGAAAGTATTCGGGCCGCGAGTTTATTTACCTGCGCCGTAAGCTTCAGCCAGAAATTGCTCGGCAGGTGCTGGCAATGGGTATTCCGGGTGTGTACAGCCGCCAGGAGTACCGTCGTTACTATCCCGCTGGAGAGGTGACGGCTCATGTGGTCGGGTTTACGAATATCGATGAAAGCGGTCAGGAAGGTATCGAGCTGGCCTACAACCAGTGGCTGAGTGGTGAAAGTGGTCGCAAGCGGGTGCTCAAGGACAACCGTGGCCGTGTGATCAAGGATCTGACGTTGATCCGCGACGCGAAGCCTGGTCGCAACCTCGAGCTCAGCATTGATTTGCGGCTCCAGTATCTGGCTTATCGGGAGCTAAAAGCCGTTGTCGGCGCGCACGACGCCAGGGGTGGCACTCTGGTGATGCTGGACGTGGACACCGGCGAGGTATTGGCCATGGTGAATCAGGGCTCCTACAACCCCAACGACCGCAGCCAACTGAGCCCCGACCGTTTACGGAACAAGGCTATTACCGATCTGTTTGAGCCGGGGTCCACGATGAAGCCTGTTTCCATGGCTGCAGCACTGGAATCGGGGAGGTTCAAGGCTTCCAGCACCATAGACACAGCGCCGGGGTACCGGCGCTTTGGTCGTTTCACGATTCGTGATCACCGGAATTATGGGGTCATCAGCCTGACTGACGTGATTGCGAAATCCAGCAACGTCGGCATTAGCAAGATCGCCACCGAGTTGGGTGGTGACACTATCCGCGATCTTTATGCCCGCCTGGGGTTGGGCCAGCCTACCGGTATTGGGTTCCCTGGTGAGGCTGTTGGCGTGTTGCCGGCACCACCAAAGTGGCGCCCCGTCGAAGAGGCAACCCTGTCTTATGGGTATGGCATGAGCGTCAATGCGCTTCAGCTGGCGCAGGCATACATGGTTTTGGCCAATGGCGGAATTCGCTACCCGTTGAGTCTGTTGAAGGCCGATGAAAAACCCGTTGGGGAACGAGTTCTTTCCGAAGACGTCTCATTCCAGATCAGGGAAATGTTGCGAGAGGTGGTCGAGAACGGTACCGGAAAGCGCGCTCAACCGGGATTCTATTCCGCCGGTGGTAAAACCGGCACGGTACACCTGGTGGGTAAGAATGGGTATGAGGATAGCCAGTACAAGGCGATATTTGCCGGTATGGCTCCCATCGACAATCCGCGGATTGTCACAGTCGTGGCTGTCGATGCACCCCAGTCCGGCGAATACTACGGTGGCGAAGTGGCTGCACCCGTATTCGCCCGGGTGATGGGAGATGCATTGCGGCTGCTGAACGTAAAGCCGGAACTGGAGCTGGGCGACGCAAAGGCGCCGCGTCTGGCATCCGGGGAGCGGGGTTAG
- the ftsL gene encoding cell division protein FtsL codes for MGAVAIEQPTKIARLNGKRVRDGVATAVRLSNQVFTALQQKRVLITVGLVMLLIVSSLGVVVSAHENRELFNSLSQLQEQRDNYQREWSQLLLEQSALSAHGRVEQLASERFGMVVPGKQDIVLVPLMAPLVGSR; via the coding sequence ATGGGCGCGGTAGCGATTGAGCAGCCAACAAAAATAGCGCGACTGAACGGGAAGCGTGTCAGGGACGGCGTTGCCACTGCAGTCAGGTTGTCGAACCAGGTCTTTACCGCACTTCAGCAGAAGCGCGTGTTGATCACCGTGGGTTTGGTGATGCTGTTGATTGTGTCCTCGCTGGGCGTTGTTGTCAGTGCCCATGAGAACCGTGAATTGTTCAACTCCTTATCTCAGCTGCAGGAACAGCGTGACAACTACCAGCGTGAGTGGAGTCAGTTGTTGCTGGAGCAGAGTGCTTTGAGTGCCCACGGACGGGTAGAGCAACTGGCCTCCGAGCGTTTCGGGATGGTCGTGCCAGGCAAACAGGATATCGTTCTGGTGCCGTTGATGGCGCCTCTCGTCGGGTCGCGTTAA